CCGACAGCCCGTTCGGCGGTTACAAGCAGTCGGGCATCGGCCGCGAGATGGGCACCGCGGGACTCGAGGAATTCCTGGAGTCGAAGACGTTCGCCACCGTGGTGGCCCAGCAATGAGCGCGAACAGGAAAGGGCAGCACCGATGAGCGGGCCACTGGAAGGTATTCGGGTCCTCGAGGTCGCCATGTACGGGTTCGTCCCGTCGGCGGGCGCGGTGCTGGGGGAGTGGGGCGCCGACGTCATCAAGGTCGAGCACGCCGTCACCGGCGATCCGCAGCGCGGTCTGCGCCAGACGGGGCAGTTGCGGGTCGACGGCGATCCGAACCCGAACATCGAACACGCCAACCGCGGCAAGCGCAGCATCGGACTGGACATGTCGGTGCCCGAGGGGCGAGAGATATTGATGGAGTTGGCGAAACGCGCCGACGTGTTCCTGACCAGCTTCCTGCCCGGGCACCGCCAGAAATTCGGGATCGACGTCGGCGACATCCGCGCGGTCAACCCGAAGATCATCTACGCACGCGGCAGCGCGCTCGGGCCGCGCGGCGAGGAGTCGGTCAAGGGCGGCTACGACATGACGGCGTTCTGGTGCCGCGCCGGTACCGCGGCGACCATCACGCCGCCCGGCATCGAGGGCATGATCGGTCCGCCGGGCCCCGCCTACGGCGACACCATCTCAGGCACCAACCTCGCAGGCGGAATCGCCGCGGCGCTGTTCAAGCGGGAGCGCACGGGCGAACCCTCGGTCGTGGACGTGTCGCTGCTGGGCAGCGGCCTGTGGGCGATGGGGCACACGATCGCCCTGACCAGTCATCTCAACCAGTTGATGGTGCAGCCGCCGCCGGGTGTGCACGGGTCGCCGATCAACCCGCTGGTCGGGCTCTACGCGACCGCCGACGGCCGTTACATCTCGTTCGTGATGATGCAACCCACCAAGTTCTGGGCCGACGTGTGCCGTCACATGGATCTCGAGGACTACATCGACGATCCGCGGTTCGCGACCGCCGAGTCCATCGCGGAGAACACCGCGGCCGCGGTCGAGATCCTCACCGAGGCCATGAGGAAACGCACCCTGCCGGAATGGAGCGAACGGTTCGCGACGCTCGCCGGTCCGTGGGCGCCCGTGCAGGACACCTTGCAGGCCGCACAGGACAACCAGATCCGGGCCAACGGGTATCTCGTGCAGGCCGGTGAACTCGAACTCGTCGCCAACCCGGTGCAGTTCGACGTCGCGGCGCCGCAACCGGGACCCGCTCCAGGTTTCGCCGAACAGACCGACGACATCCTCGCCGAACTCGGCCTCGACTGGGACCGCATCATCGAGCTCAAGACCGCCGGCGCCGTCACCTAGATCCGATGCACGACACGTTCGGAACCGCCCTGTCCTGCCGGGATGCCAAGGGCGCGCAAACATCAACCATCGGAGTGGGTTCTGCCGAATTCGCCCTCGCGGCACTCACCGCTTCCGATACGATCGGCGCCTTGGTTGCGGACGAGCTCACGGGCCCGTCAGACGGTCACTTCCGTTGCAGATCAGCGCAATCGGCGTGCGCCAGGAGATCGTCCCAACGGCGTACACGCACGGAATCGACGAATTGACTGACGCGTCAACACCGAACCGACCTGGAGGGACCACAAGCGAATGGCCAATAGGTGGTCGCCCGGTGTGAAACTGGGCCGCAACCTGTCCGGGCCGATGCAGGCCGTCGGGGCGTTGTTCTCGATGTCGCTCGACGCGATCCTGTTCGCGTTCCGCCGCCCGTTCCAGGGGCGCGAATTCCTCGAACAGTGCTGGTTCATCGCGCGGGTCTCCATGGCGCCGACGCTGCTGGTGGCCATCCCGTTCACGGTGCTGGTGAGCTTCACGCTGAACATCCTGCTGCGCGAACTCGGGGCGGCCGATCTCTCCGGTGCGGGCGCGGCGTTCGGCGCGGTGACGCAGCTCGGCCCGATGGTGACGGTGCTGATCGTCGCGGGCGCAGGCGCCACCGCGATGTGCGCCGACCTGGGCTCACGCACCATCCGCGAGGAGATCGACGCGATGGAAGTGTTGGGAATCAACCCCATTCAGCGTCTGGTGACCCCGCGCATCCTCGCCTCCGGCCTGGTGGCACTGCTGCTCAACAGCCTCGTGGTGATCATCGGCATCCTCGGCGGCTACGTGTTCTCGGTGTTCATCCAGGACGTGAACCCGGGCGCGTTCGCCGCGGGCATCACGCTGTTGACCGGCGTGCCCGAGGTGATCATCTCCTGCGTCAAGGCCGCGTTGTTCGGGCTCATCGCGGGCCTGGTGGCGTGCTATCGCGGGCTGACCATCGTCGGCGGCGGCGCCAAGGCCGTCGGCAACGC
This region of Mycolicibacterium goodii genomic DNA includes:
- a CDS encoding CaiB/BaiF CoA transferase family protein; this translates as MSGPLEGIRVLEVAMYGFVPSAGAVLGEWGADVIKVEHAVTGDPQRGLRQTGQLRVDGDPNPNIEHANRGKRSIGLDMSVPEGREILMELAKRADVFLTSFLPGHRQKFGIDVGDIRAVNPKIIYARGSALGPRGEESVKGGYDMTAFWCRAGTAATITPPGIEGMIGPPGPAYGDTISGTNLAGGIAAALFKRERTGEPSVVDVSLLGSGLWAMGHTIALTSHLNQLMVQPPPGVHGSPINPLVGLYATADGRYISFVMMQPTKFWADVCRHMDLEDYIDDPRFATAESIAENTAAAVEILTEAMRKRTLPEWSERFATLAGPWAPVQDTLQAAQDNQIRANGYLVQAGELELVANPVQFDVAAPQPGPAPGFAEQTDDILAELGLDWDRIIELKTAGAVT
- a CDS encoding MlaE family ABC transporter permease, whose translation is MANRWSPGVKLGRNLSGPMQAVGALFSMSLDAILFAFRRPFQGREFLEQCWFIARVSMAPTLLVAIPFTVLVSFTLNILLRELGAADLSGAGAAFGAVTQLGPMVTVLIVAGAGATAMCADLGSRTIREEIDAMEVLGINPIQRLVTPRILASGLVALLLNSLVVIIGILGGYVFSVFIQDVNPGAFAAGITLLTGVPEVIISCVKAALFGLIAGLVACYRGLTIVGGGAKAVGNAVNETVVYAFMALFVINVVVTAIGIRMTSG